The Leptolyngbyaceae cyanobacterium genome includes a window with the following:
- a CDS encoding type II toxin-antitoxin system VapC family toxin, which translates to MDYKKTRNIIDELLNRFPLLEESQQIFPYWLDLVTTNQVMGKRTHDARLIAVMLANKITHLLTFNPSDFAVKSSITVVRPQELVV; encoded by the coding sequence ATGGACTACAAAAAAACGCGAAACATCATAGACGAGCTTCTTAATCGCTTCCCATTGCTAGAAGAATCCCAACAAATTTTTCCCTATTGGTTAGATTTAGTCACCACAAATCAAGTTATGGGTAAACGAACTCACGATGCCCGTCTCATTGCGGTTATGCTGGCAAATAAAATTACACATCTTCTGACCTTCAATCCAAGTGATTTTGCGGTCAAATCAAGCATTACAGTTGTACGTCCACAGGAATTAGTGGTATAG